GCCACCGCCTTCGGACCTGAAGGTATGGTGATCCTGCATATGCTGTCGGAGTTTGCCCCCGAAACACCGATTTTCAACCTCGATACCGGCTATCAGTTCCCCGAAACCCTGGCTTTGCGAGACGAAGTGGCTCGCCGCTATGGCATGGAAGTCGAGCTCAAACGAGCCACCCTTTCGGTTGAAGAATACGAAGCCCAAAACGGGGGACCGGTTTATCGCCACAGCCCCGATCGCTGCTGCCATAACCGCAAGGTCGAGGTGCTTGAGAAAGCAGTCCTCGGGCAACATGCCTGGGCTTCAGCGATTCGTCGCGACCAAAGCCCCGACCGCGCAAAAGCGCCGATCGTGGGGTGGGATAAGAAGTTCGGACTCGTCAAAGTCAGTCCGCTCGCCAACTGGACAAAAAAGCAAGTTTGGACCCACATCACCGAGCACAACGTTCCCTACAATCCGCTGCACGATAACGGCTACACCAGCATCGGCTGCTGGCCTTGCACCCGTGCGGTTGGCGTCGGCGAAGATGAACGTGCCGGACGTTGGAGCGGATTTGCCAAAACCGAATGCGGTCTCCACTCGCAATGATCGTTTCCGCCAAAACCGAGTATGCCTGCATCGCCATGCTGGAACTCGCTGCGCGCGACGAGCGTAGCGAACCGGTCCGCATCAAAGATATTGCCGACCGGCATGGCATTCCTTCGCGGTTCCTCGTGCAGATCCTGCTGCAACTCAAAACCGCAGGGCTCGTTCAAAGCGTTCGAGGAGCTTCGGGGGGCTACCAGCTCGCCCTTCCCCCTCGCGAAATCACCCTCGGCACGGTGATGTCGGCGGTCGATGCTCAGTCGGCACGTGTGGTGTCGAGCCTCACTAGCGATAGCCCCACCACTCGCGTTTTGCACGATCGGTGGCAACTGGTCGCTGAAAAGCAGCGGGAATTGCTCGAAGAAGTCACCCTGGCCGATTTGGTGACCGAGCTCCGCGGTCAGACGTCGGGCATGTATTATATCTAAGGGTCACTGCACGCCCCGCTGGTCCAGTGACTGCTCGACAACCGGGCGATTGTTCCCACTTCTTTTTGCTCTCCTGCTAATGATTTGTCTCGCGGCAGCCATCTGCC
This window of the Pirellula staleyi DSM 6068 genome carries:
- a CDS encoding Rrf2 family transcriptional regulator, with the translated sequence MRSPLAMIVSAKTEYACIAMLELAARDERSEPVRIKDIADRHGIPSRFLVQILLQLKTAGLVQSVRGASGGYQLALPPREITLGTVMSAVDAQSARVVSSLTSDSPTTRVLHDRWQLVAEKQRELLEEVTLADLVTELRGQTSGMYYI
- a CDS encoding phosphoadenylyl-sulfate reductase, translated to MSAASVRSVTPPPAFQPSLRVFSPDPPAVRPTPQQTDDGRLVLTPELSAEIAQASAELETATPQEILRWSIARFAPKFTMATAFGPEGMVILHMLSEFAPETPIFNLDTGYQFPETLALRDEVARRYGMEVELKRATLSVEEYEAQNGGPVYRHSPDRCCHNRKVEVLEKAVLGQHAWASAIRRDQSPDRAKAPIVGWDKKFGLVKVSPLANWTKKQVWTHITEHNVPYNPLHDNGYTSIGCWPCTRAVGVGEDERAGRWSGFAKTECGLHSQ